The genomic stretch CGTACGGTTGACCATACGCCACCGTATGGAGGTGCTCCGATGGGCACTGTACGCAACGTCCACGACCGCGTCCTCGCCGCGCCCGCCGAGCGGGTCGGCGCCCTGCTGGACCGGCTCGCGGCCCCGGACGACCCGCTGTTCCCGAGCCCCGCCTGGGCCCCGGTCCGCTTCGACCGGCCCCTGTCCGTCGGTGCCGCCGGAGGCCATGGCCCGGTGCGCTACTCGGTCGCCGAGTACGAGCCAGGACGCCGGGTCCGCTTCGCCTTCGACCCGCCCGGCACCGGCTTCCACGAACTGTCCGTCGAGCCGCTCGGCCCGGACCGCTGCCGCATCCGGCACCTGCTGGAGCAGGACCAGCCGCTCGGCGAGCGCCTCGGCTGGCTGCTCGCGGTGCGTGCCGTGCACGGCACGGTCATCGAGGAGCTGTTCGACAACGCCGAGCTGGCCGCCACCGGCACCGTCGCCCGCCCGGTACGCCGAGGCCCGTACGTCCGCCTGCTCCAGCGGCTCACCTGGGACCGCCCGAAGGCCGTCGCCGTACCCGAAGACGCCGCACTGCTGCACGCCGCCTTCCCCGAGTCCGACTACACCGACGCCTACGCCCTGGAGCTGCGCCCCGGGATGACGACCGACCCGGCGGCCTGGGCGGGCGTACTGCGGGGCGTCCCGGTCGTCGACGGCTCGGCGCAGGAGCTGCTGATGGGCGAGGACGCCGGACATCTCGACTTCCGCGCCTCACTCCTGGTGGACGAGCCGGGCCGGACGGTCACCCTCGCCTCAGTGGTCCGGGTCCACAACGGCCGCGGTCGTCTGTACTGGTCGGTGGTCCGCCACGCCCACCCGTTCATGGCCCGGCTCATGCTCCGCCGCACCCATCGAAAGCTCGCCCT from Streptomyces davaonensis JCM 4913 encodes the following:
- a CDS encoding DUF2867 domain-containing protein, which codes for MGTVRNVHDRVLAAPAERVGALLDRLAAPDDPLFPSPAWAPVRFDRPLSVGAAGGHGPVRYSVAEYEPGRRVRFAFDPPGTGFHELSVEPLGPDRCRIRHLLEQDQPLGERLGWLLAVRAVHGTVIEELFDNAELAATGTVARPVRRGPYVRLLQRLTWDRPKAVAVPEDAALLHAAFPESDYTDAYALELRPGMTTDPAAWAGVLRGVPVVDGSAQELLMGEDAGHLDFRASLLVDEPGRTVTLASVVRVHNGRGRLYWSVVRHAHPFMARLMLRRTHRKLALQAGRASQLVS